The Pelecanus crispus isolate bPelCri1 chromosome 7, bPelCri1.pri, whole genome shotgun sequence genome includes a window with the following:
- the IL17RD gene encoding interleukin-17 receptor D — translation MTFKYDNCTPYLNSVGKHVIGDVQNITISQYACYEQVAVTILWTANVIGIEYLKGFRVILEELKSEGRQCQQMVLKDPKQLSPSFKRTGMESQPFVNLKFETDYFVKIVPFPSIKNESNYHPFFFRTRPCELLLQPENLVCKPYWKPRNLNVTQQGFNMQVSFDHAPHNFGFRYYFLHYKLKHEGPFKQKTCKQEQNTDTTSCVLQNVSPGDYIIELVDDTNTTRKTMHYALKPVHSPWAGPIRAIAITVPLVVISAFATLFTVMCRKKQQENIYSHLDEESSESSAYAAGLHVERLHPRPKVFICYSSKDCQKHINVIQCFAYFLQDFCGCEVALDLWEDLKICKEGQKEWLIKKINESQFIIIVCSKGMKYFVEKKNWKHRGVTKDAGKGELFLFAVLTVAEKLRQAKQNSSDLCKFIAVYFDYSCEGDIPGILDLSTKYKLMDNLPQLYSHLHSRDLSVQDSEVFPVNISKRNYFRSKSGRSLYVAICNMHQFIDQEPDWFEKQFIPFPPPLHYSEPVMEKFDSGLVLNDLVNKQVMDGDFYLKTDVNIISAGNSDSHCVIQHLNLGEDIETEDIQGGGSSVLQPLLHVVKASNLKDMPRDSGIYDSSVPSSELSLPLMEGLLTDQIETSSITGSVSSSSGLGEEEPPVITATKFLVPGICKAELHCHIHTDELQAIAPL, via the exons ATGACCTTTAAATATGACA ACTGCACCCCTTATCTGAATTCAGTGGGAAAACACGTGATTGGAGATGTGCAGAATATAACTATCAGTCAGTATGCATGTTATGAACAAGTTGCAGTGACGATACTTTGGACAGCAAATGTCATCG GGATTGAATACCTGAAAGGATTTCGAGTAATACTTGAGGAGTTAAAATCAGAGGGAAGACAGTGCCAGCAGATGGTTTTAAAAGATCcaaagcagctcagccccagtTTTAAACGAACA GGAATGGAATCCCAGCCCTTTGTAAATCTGAAGTTTGAAACAGATTACTTTGTAAAGattgttccttttccttccattaaaaatgaaagtaattatCACCCATTTTTCTTCCGAACTAGAC CGTGTGAATTGTTGCTACAGCCAGAAAACCTTGTCTGCAAACCTT ACTGGAAACCAAGGAATCTGAACGTTACCCAGCAGGGTTTTAACATGCAAGTGTCCTTTGATCATGCACCACACAACTTTGGGTTTAggtattattttcttcactaCAAACTTAAGCATGAAGGGCCTTTTAAGCAAAAGACCTGCAAACAG GAGCAAAACACAGATACTACAAGTTGTGTTCTTCAGAATGTATCTCCAGGGGATTATATAATTGAG CTGGTTGATGACACTAATACAACAAGGAAAACAATGCACTATGCACTAAAACCAG tacATTCTCCGTGGGCTGGACCGATAAGAGCTATTGCCATTACAGTCCCTTTAGTTGTCATTTCAGCATTTGCAACGCTTTTCACAGTGATGTGCCGCAAGAAACAGCAAG AAAACATATATTCCCATCTAGATGAGGAGAGCTCAGAATCTTCAGCATATGCTGCAGGTCTGCATGTGGAAAGACTTCATCCCCGGCCAAAAGTGTTCATCTGCTATTCCAGTAAAGATTGCCAGAAACACATTAATGTCATCCAGtgctttgcttattttcttcagGACTTTTGTGGCTGTGAG gtGGCTCTAGATTTGTGGGAAGACCTAAAAATTTGTAAAGAAGGTCAGAAAGAGtggcttattaaaaaaataaacgAGTCCCAGTTTATCATCATTGTGTGTTCCAAGGGAATGAAGTACTTTGTTGAAAAGAAGAACTGGAAACACAGAGGGGTAACCAAAGatgcaggaaaaggagaacTCTTTCTGTTTGCTGTGTTGACTGTTGCAGAGAAGCTTCGTCAAGCAAAGCAGAATTCAAGTGACCTCTGCAAGTTCATTGCAGTCTACTTTGATTACTCCTGTGAAGGAGACATCCCTGGTATTCTGGATCTTAGTACAAAATACAAACTCATGGACAATCTCCCTCAGTTGTATTCACATTTACACTCCAGAGATCTTAGTGTACAGGATTCAGAGGTGTTTCCTGTTAACATTAGTAAAAGGAATTACTTCAGGAGCAAATCTGGGAGGTCCCTTTATGTTGCCATTTGCAATATGCATCAGTTTATTGATCAGGAACCAGACTGGTTTGAGAAACAATTtattcccttccctccaccttTACATTACTCAGAGCCTGTCATGGAAAAATTTGATTCAGGCTTGGTTTTAAATGACTTGGTGAATAAACAGGTGATGGATGGCGATTTTTACCTGAAAACAGatgtaaatattatttcagcAGGGAATTCAGACTCTCACTGTGTAATTCAGCACTTAAACCTCGGAGAAGATATAGAAACTGAGGACATTCAAGGTGGTGGCAGCTCTGTTCTTCAGCCGTTGTTACATGTTGTTAAAGCTTCAAATCTTAAAGATATGCCTCGAGATTCTGGAATCTATGATTCATCTGTTCCTTCATCTGAATTATCTTTACCTTTAATGGAAGGACTGTTGACAGACCAGATTGAAACATCTTCCATTACAGGAAGTGTTTCTTCATCATCGGGTTTAG GAGAAGAAGAACCTCCTGTAATCACTGCTACAAAATTCTTAGTGCCTGGAATATGTAAAGCAGAACTTCATTGTCATATCCATACTGACGAACTCCAGGCAATTGCTCCTTTATAA